The proteins below come from a single Triticum aestivum cultivar Chinese Spring chromosome 5D, IWGSC CS RefSeq v2.1, whole genome shotgun sequence genomic window:
- the LOC123123910 gene encoding la-related protein 1B, translating to MEPAPTSPDPAPRSPAPSPSPAKRSAWKQPSPSAAANGAPHADAPPPPAVMDADHWPALADAARTKTLLPAPAPPSDSPKPPPDPSPANAAAAASAMANPSNSPRHGGSGTHHGRHKTARRGGAGGSGGGGDHSPRDHQERSPGGWDHGGGGGGGRGGQRSHHNNGGRRGGGNGGPGGPGGGGVPHHGGFGGRRRGGFDGGFFRGPGMGIGPYMRGAPPPPPPLAVAPPFMGHPPPPGSHMRAFAGPMMAFHDMPSPVSPVSPMYYVGPPPLPEALRGMAFAPHMVGPPAYPYFQPPAEPEPEPEPEPETEPEPVAEPDSEAKRQKLQNQFEFYFSKDNLCGDVYLRQHMDEEGFVSVPFMSTTFNKVREITADIPNANLQYIIETIQSSSILEVKGDKVRRKDDWDKWLIPKESNPNIPSSSAAAVPSPSTNVNDLTAQLGGVGLQEPAGPSSTVDQNHHEVVQNGSASSNNPAPAAEESAGQR from the exons atggagccCGCCCCCACGTCGCCCGATCCGGCGCCCCGCTCCccggcgccgtcgccgtcgccggccaaGAGGTCCGCCTGGAAGCAGCcctccccctccgccgccgccaacgGCGCCCCGCAcgccgacgcgccgccgccgccggccgtcaTGGACGCCGACCACTGGCCCgcgctcgccgacgccgccagGACCAAGACCCTGCTCCCGGCCCCCGCGCCCCCCTCCGACTCCCCCAAGCCTCCCCCGGACCCCTCCcccgccaacgccgccgccgccgcatcg GCCATGGCGAACCCGTCCAACTCGCCCCGGCACGGCGGCTCCGGGACGCACCACGGCCGCCACAAGACAGCTAGGCGCGGgggcgccggcggcagcggcgggggtgGAGACCACTCCCCGCGGGATCACCAGGAGAGGAGCCCCGGCGGCTGggaccatggcggcggcggtggcggcgggagggGCGGCCAGAGAAGCCACCACAACAACGGCGGCAGGAGGGGCGGTGGCAACGGTGGCCCGGGCGGCCCAGGAGGTGGTGGAGTTCCTCACCACGGCGGGTTTGGCGGACGCCGGAGAGGCGGGTTTGATGGTGGCTTCTTCCGTGGCCCCGGGATGGGCATCGGGCCGTACATGcggggggcgccgccgccgcccccgccgctggCCGTCGCTCCTCCCTTCATGGGCCACCCTCCGCCTCCCGGCTCGCATATGCGAGCCTTTGCTGGACCGATGATGGCGTTTCATG ATATGCCATCACCAGTGTCTCCTGTTTCCCCAATGTACTATGTTGGGCCTCCGCCGCTTCCAGAGGCTCTTAGGGGAATGGCATTCGCACCTCATATGGTCGGCCCACCTGCTTATCCCTACTTTCAGCCCCCGgctgagcctgagcctgagcctgagcctgagcccgAGACTGAGCCTGAGCCCGTGGCTGAGCCGGATTCCGAGGCTAAACGCCAGAAGCTGCAGAACCAGTTTGAGTTCTACTTCAG CAAGGACAACTTATGTGGAGATGTTTACTTGCGGCAACATATGGATGAGGAGGGCTTTGTATCGGTCCCTTTTATGTCAACAACTTTCAATAAG GTCCGGGAAATCACTGCCGATATTCCTAACGCCAATTTGCAGTATATAATAGAAACAATTCAGTCCTCATCTATACTGGAAGTGAAG GGCGACAAAGTTAGGAGGAAAGATGACTGGGACAAATGGTTAATTCCGAAAGAGAGCAACCCTAATATTCCGTCAAGCTCTGCAGCAGCTGTGCCAAGCCCCAGCACCAATGTCAATGATCTGACAGCACAGCTTGGAGGTGTGGGCCTGCAAGAACCAGCTGGCCCTAGTAGCACGGTGGACCAGAACCATCATGAGGTGGTCCAGAATGGATCGGCTTCCAGCAATAACCCAGCACCGGCAGCTGAAGAAAGCGCTGGCCAGCGCTAG